A part of Chthoniobacterales bacterium genomic DNA contains:
- a CDS encoding ATP-dependent Clp protease ATP-binding subunit, giving the protein MMNNFTPRAQQVLALARKEADRFNHNYVGTEHLLLGLIKLGQGVAVNVLQKMGLDLETVRMEVEKQVGSGPETKMVGNIPYTPRVKKVLALASKEAKALQHSYVGTEHILLGLLREGEGVAARVLKSLEVDIERTRNEILKELDPNFSAQEEGGGENIPAEAGTSKKDGKTPALRAFGRDLTEMARKAELDPVIGRADEIERVIQILCRRTKNNPVLIGEAGVGKTAIAEGLAQEIIAGNVPELLRDKRVITLDLALMVAGTKYRGQFEERIKAVMDEIRKARNVILFIDELHTIVGAGSAEGAMDASNIIKPALSRGELQCIGATTLNEYRKYIEKDSALERRFQQVKVEPPSVEQTVQILKGLRPKYEQHHKAIISDEALEAAAKLSDRYLTGRFLPDKAIDIMDEAGARARIGAMTRPPNVKDIEAEIETIKTDKEAAIKAQDFERAASLRDAEKQAKDKLDSVLAEWRAKKEEQEVHVTEDDMMHVLSKWTGVPLSRMEQKETAKLLAMEEDLKGKVIGQDEAVVAISKALRRSRADLKDPRRPIGSFVFLGPTGVGKTFLARTLAEFMFGDPDAIIQLDMSEYMEKFTASRLIGSPPGYVGYEEGGQLSEAVRRRPYSVVLFDEIEKAHPDVMHLLLQILEEGKVTDSLARKIDFRNTIIIMTSNVGAELIKKQTSLGFHVPKLDDSYDTMREKILEETKRVFKPEFLNRLDDIIVFHTLTKPDLIRIVNLEIEKLTARLRAKSIHIELDDSAQELLIEKGYDPSYGARPMRRAVERYLEDPMAEELLRGNIKDGNVIKVSRAGDKLTFLNEPKETEPVALTETTTE; this is encoded by the coding sequence ATGATGAATAACTTCACGCCGCGAGCCCAACAGGTGCTCGCTCTCGCCCGCAAGGAAGCCGACCGATTCAACCACAATTACGTCGGCACCGAGCACCTGCTCCTCGGGCTGATCAAGCTTGGTCAGGGCGTTGCCGTGAACGTCCTCCAAAAGATGGGACTCGATCTCGAGACCGTCCGCATGGAGGTCGAAAAACAGGTCGGTTCCGGTCCCGAAACCAAGATGGTCGGCAACATTCCCTACACGCCCCGCGTGAAGAAGGTGCTCGCGCTTGCCAGCAAGGAGGCCAAGGCGCTCCAGCACAGCTACGTCGGCACCGAGCACATCCTGCTCGGCCTGCTCCGCGAAGGCGAGGGCGTTGCCGCCCGCGTGCTCAAGAGCCTCGAAGTCGACATCGAGCGCACCCGCAATGAGATCCTCAAGGAACTCGACCCGAATTTCTCCGCTCAGGAAGAGGGCGGCGGCGAAAACATTCCCGCCGAAGCCGGCACGAGCAAGAAGGATGGCAAGACGCCCGCCCTTCGCGCCTTCGGCCGCGACCTCACCGAGATGGCCCGCAAGGCCGAGCTCGACCCCGTCATCGGCCGCGCCGACGAGATCGAGCGCGTCATTCAGATCCTCTGCCGCCGCACGAAGAACAATCCCGTGCTCATCGGTGAGGCTGGCGTCGGCAAGACCGCCATCGCCGAGGGCCTCGCCCAGGAAATCATCGCCGGCAACGTGCCCGAGCTGCTCCGCGACAAGCGCGTGATCACCCTCGATCTCGCCCTGATGGTCGCCGGCACGAAATACCGCGGCCAGTTCGAAGAGCGCATCAAGGCCGTGATGGACGAGATTCGCAAAGCCAGGAACGTCATCCTTTTCATCGACGAGCTGCACACCATCGTGGGCGCCGGTTCCGCCGAAGGCGCGATGGACGCGAGCAACATCATCAAGCCCGCCCTCAGCCGCGGCGAGCTCCAGTGCATCGGCGCGACAACGCTCAACGAATATCGCAAATACATCGAGAAGGACTCCGCCCTCGAGCGCCGCTTCCAGCAGGTGAAGGTCGAGCCGCCCTCGGTCGAACAAACCGTCCAGATTCTCAAGGGCCTGCGCCCGAAATACGAGCAGCACCACAAGGCGATCATCAGCGACGAAGCCCTCGAGGCCGCCGCGAAGCTTTCCGACCGCTATCTCACCGGCCGGTTCCTGCCGGACAAGGCGATCGACATCATGGACGAAGCCGGCGCCCGCGCCCGCATCGGCGCCATGACGCGTCCACCGAACGTCAAGGACATCGAGGCTGAGATCGAAACGATCAAGACCGACAAGGAAGCCGCCATCAAGGCCCAGGACTTCGAGCGCGCCGCCTCGCTGCGTGACGCCGAGAAGCAGGCCAAGGACAAGCTCGACTCCGTGCTCGCCGAATGGCGCGCGAAGAAGGAAGAGCAGGAAGTCCACGTCACCGAGGACGACATGATGCATGTTCTCTCCAAGTGGACGGGCGTTCCGCTCAGCCGCATGGAGCAGAAGGAAACCGCGAAGCTCCTGGCGATGGAAGAGGACCTCAAGGGCAAGGTGATCGGCCAGGACGAAGCCGTCGTGGCCATCAGCAAGGCCCTGCGCCGCAGCCGCGCCGATCTCAAGGATCCGCGCCGCCCGATCGGTTCGTTCGTGTTCCTCGGCCCCACCGGCGTGGGCAAGACCTTCCTCGCCCGCACGCTGGCCGAGTTCATGTTCGGCGATCCGGACGCCATCATTCAGCTCGACATGAGCGAATACATGGAGAAGTTCACCGCCTCGCGTCTGATCGGTTCGCCTCCCGGCTACGTCGGCTACGAAGAGGGCGGCCAGCTCAGCGAAGCCGTGCGCCGTCGCCCGTATTCGGTCGTGCTCTTCGACGAAATCGAAAAGGCGCACCCCGACGTCATGCACCTCCTCCTCCAGATTCTGGAAGAGGGCAAGGTGACCGACTCGCTCGCCCGCAAGATCGACTTCCGCAACACGATCATCATCATGACGTCGAACGTCGGTGCCGAGCTGATCAAGAAGCAGACCTCGCTCGGCTTCCACGTGCCGAAGCTCGACGACAGCTACGACACGATGCGGGAGAAGATTCTCGAGGAAACGAAGCGCGTCTTCAAACCCGAGTTTCTGAACCGCCTCGACGACATCATCGTCTTCCACACGCTCACGAAGCCGGACCTCATCCGCATCGTGAATCTGGAGATCGAGAAGCTCACCGCCCGCCTCCGTGCGAAGTCGATCCACATCGAACTCGACGACAGCGCGCAGGAGCTCCTCATCGAGAAGGGCTACGACCCGAGCTACGGCGCTCGCCCGATGCGCCGCGCGGTCGAGCGCTACTTGGAGGATCCGATGGCCGAAGAGCTTCTCCGTGGCAACATCAAGGACGGCAACGTCATCAAGGTCAGCCGCGCCGGAGACAAGCTCACCTTCCTCAACGAGCCGAAGGAAACCGAACCCGTCGCCCTTACCGAGACGACCACGGAATAA
- a CDS encoding HAD family acid phosphatase gives MLRFLVAPLLSAALLGCASSSREPNPNLTLLKAENVAWHDSGAYDRAFARAADPARRTLEGYLRGVTPQNFAVVFDIDETLLSNWPYLSAGQFAISAETFAAWTIREHGIALTPMREVYAKAHAYQIPIFLVTGRDESLRAATQRDLEEAGYWGWSGLYMKPSSYRDPSIIPFKSGVRKMLTEHGYQIILNVGDQDSDLAGGYARHRFKLPNPFYYLP, from the coding sequence ATGCTTCGCTTCCTCGTCGCTCCTCTTCTCAGCGCCGCCCTGCTCGGCTGCGCTTCGTCTTCCCGGGAACCCAACCCGAATCTCACGCTACTCAAAGCCGAGAACGTCGCGTGGCACGACTCCGGCGCCTACGACCGGGCCTTCGCGCGCGCGGCGGATCCCGCCCGGCGCACGCTGGAGGGTTACCTTCGCGGCGTCACTCCGCAGAACTTCGCCGTCGTCTTCGACATCGATGAGACGCTGCTGTCGAACTGGCCGTATTTGAGCGCCGGCCAGTTCGCCATCAGCGCCGAGACTTTCGCCGCCTGGACGATTCGCGAGCACGGCATCGCGCTCACTCCGATGCGGGAAGTTTACGCGAAGGCGCACGCCTACCAGATCCCGATCTTTCTCGTGACCGGTCGCGATGAATCCCTGCGCGCGGCCACCCAGCGCGACCTCGAGGAGGCCGGCTACTGGGGCTGGAGCGGACTTTACATGAAGCCGTCGAGCTATCGCGACCCGTCGATCATTCCATTCAAGTCTGGCGTTCGCAAAATGCTCACCGAGCACGGCTACCAGATCATCCTGAACGTCGGCGATCAGGACAGCGACCTTGCCGGCGGATATGCCCGCCACCGGTTCAAGCTGCCGAATCCCTTTTATTACCTTCCCTGA
- a CDS encoding bifunctional rhamnulose-1-phosphate aldolase/short-chain dehydrogenase produces the protein MQYRFVNHSWDDTKASSMSLVDLLVYRSNILGADQRITNTGGGNTSSKIVEKDPLTGQDVEVLWVKGSGGDLRTSKRENFSSLYQDKLIGLQSSYGARADKGLKSPAEDEMVGAYAHTTFNLNPRPSSIDTPLHSFLSGKHVDHMHPNAIIAIAASKHCEKLTQEIFGGEMAYVPWMRPGFELGLAMQEIEKATPGVKAIMMGQHGFISWDDDAKTCYTHTLDFIEKASAYIDEKYQAKGGDAKAFGGAKYETLEETERNKVFAQILPWLRGQVSQFKRCIGTVQSDEKILRFVNSKDAARLAELGTSCPDHFLRTKIKPLYVDWNPQKDDVAALKKLLADGLADYRKDYAKYYETCKHANSPAMRDPNPTVVLIPGLGMVAWGKDKSESRVTAEFYNCAVEVMRGAEAIDEYIALPQQEAFDIEYWLLEEAKLQRMPAEKELARQVHIVIGAGSGIGKEVAHRLVKEGAHIVCVDLNAAAAQATADEITSKYGVGIGVAGTGISGCGPAIGLAANITDRASIRAMLDEVALAYGGFDSIEVTAGIFVPSDTTGHIPDDKWALTFNINVTGSYFVADEAYKTWKEQGLRGNLVLTTSANAVVAKKGSLAYDTSKAAANHLVRELAIELAPLVRVNGVAPATVVQGSAMFPRDRVIGSLAKYNIPYKDDEETESLVSKLAQFYADRTLTKVPITPADQAEAYFMWVSSRLSKTTGQILTVDGGLHEAFLR, from the coding sequence ATGCAATATCGATTCGTAAATCACTCTTGGGACGACACAAAAGCCAGCTCGATGTCTCTCGTCGACCTGCTCGTCTACCGCTCGAATATTCTTGGCGCTGATCAGCGCATTACCAACACCGGCGGCGGTAACACTTCCTCGAAGATTGTCGAAAAAGATCCCCTCACCGGCCAGGACGTCGAGGTGCTCTGGGTCAAGGGCTCTGGCGGCGATCTCCGCACCAGCAAGCGCGAAAATTTCTCCTCCCTTTATCAGGATAAGCTCATCGGCCTGCAGTCGAGCTACGGCGCCCGCGCCGACAAGGGCCTCAAGTCGCCCGCCGAGGACGAAATGGTGGGGGCCTACGCGCACACCACCTTCAATCTGAACCCGCGCCCGTCATCGATCGACACGCCGCTGCACAGCTTCCTCTCGGGCAAGCACGTCGACCACATGCATCCGAACGCGATCATCGCGATCGCCGCGAGCAAGCATTGCGAGAAGCTCACGCAGGAGATTTTCGGCGGCGAGATGGCTTACGTGCCGTGGATGCGGCCCGGCTTCGAGCTCGGCCTCGCGATGCAGGAGATCGAGAAGGCCACGCCCGGCGTGAAGGCGATCATGATGGGACAGCACGGCTTCATCTCGTGGGACGACGATGCGAAGACGTGCTACACGCACACCCTCGACTTCATCGAGAAAGCCTCGGCCTACATCGACGAGAAATACCAGGCCAAGGGCGGCGACGCGAAGGCCTTCGGCGGCGCGAAATACGAGACGCTCGAGGAAACCGAGCGCAATAAGGTCTTCGCCCAGATCCTCCCGTGGCTCCGCGGGCAGGTGAGCCAGTTCAAGCGCTGCATCGGCACCGTCCAAAGCGATGAGAAGATCCTGCGCTTCGTCAATTCCAAGGATGCCGCCCGTCTCGCCGAGCTCGGCACGAGCTGCCCCGACCACTTCCTGCGCACGAAGATCAAGCCGCTCTACGTCGACTGGAATCCCCAGAAGGACGATGTCGCCGCGCTCAAGAAACTGCTCGCCGACGGCCTCGCGGATTACCGGAAGGACTACGCGAAGTATTACGAGACGTGCAAACACGCGAACTCCCCCGCGATGCGCGACCCGAACCCGACCGTCGTGCTCATCCCCGGCCTCGGCATGGTCGCCTGGGGCAAGGACAAGAGCGAGTCGCGCGTGACCGCCGAGTTCTACAACTGCGCCGTCGAGGTCATGCGCGGCGCGGAGGCGATCGATGAATACATCGCGCTCCCGCAGCAGGAGGCCTTCGACATCGAATACTGGCTCCTCGAGGAAGCGAAGCTCCAGCGCATGCCCGCGGAGAAGGAACTCGCCCGCCAGGTGCACATCGTCATCGGCGCCGGCAGCGGCATCGGCAAGGAAGTCGCCCATCGCCTTGTGAAGGAAGGTGCGCACATTGTCTGCGTCGACCTCAACGCCGCCGCCGCCCAGGCCACGGCCGACGAGATCACCTCGAAATATGGCGTCGGCATCGGCGTCGCTGGCACCGGCATCTCGGGCTGCGGTCCGGCCATCGGCCTCGCGGCGAACATCACCGATCGCGCCAGCATCCGCGCGATGCTCGATGAGGTCGCGCTTGCTTACGGCGGGTTCGACTCCATCGAAGTCACGGCCGGCATTTTCGTCCCGAGCGACACGACGGGCCACATTCCCGACGACAAGTGGGCGCTCACCTTCAACATCAACGTCACCGGCAGCTACTTCGTCGCCGACGAAGCCTACAAGACGTGGAAGGAGCAGGGGCTGCGCGGCAATCTCGTTCTCACGACGAGCGCCAATGCCGTCGTCGCGAAGAAAGGCAGTCTCGCCTACGACACGTCGAAGGCCGCCGCGAATCACCTCGTGCGCGAGCTCGCCATCGAGCTCGCTCCGCTCGTGCGCGTGAACGGCGTCGCCCCGGCGACCGTCGTGCAGGGTTCCGCGATGTTCCCGCGCGACCGCGTCATCGGCTCGCTCGCGAAATACAACATTCCCTACAAGGACGACGAGGAGACCGAGTCGCTGGTGAGCAAGCTCGCGCAGTTCTACGCCGACCGCACGCTCACGAAGGTGCCGATCACGCCTGCCGACCAGGCCGAGGCCTACTTCATGTGGGTGAGCTCGCGCCTGAGCAAGACGACCGGCCAGATCCTCACCGTCGACGGCGGCCTGCACGAGGCCTTCCTCCGTTAA
- a CDS encoding rhamnulokinase family protein encodes MTDRVFLAVDIGAGSGRVLAGIFDGKTLRIENVRRYPNQGIPLPTGWHWNLPQLFAEIVTGLGEARQKYGNALVSVAVDSWGVDYGVVDAGGRLLGLPWMYRDSRNDGMIDAATALVPKEEIYRRTGIQFLPFNTVFQLMAEQRAHSETMRIAERLLFVPDLLTFWLSGKKVTERTIASTSMLLKAGKAEWDLDLAAAVGIPTHLLKPITEPGVLVGELRPELAAQTGCTGLKVVTCGGHDTASAVAGVPAVDANPLFLSSGTWSLIGCELPAPIVTAESAAAGFSNEQGLCGTTRFLNNVTGMWLLQECQRNWRAQGIAIEDGELARRAADARIDSLIDPDHESFAKPCDMPAAITHFCKATGQAEPRYPAETARVIVQSLALRYRELAAQLRAWMPAPPSRLHIVGGGSQNALLNQFTADALDLPVEAGPTEATALGNILAQLLASGEISSLAEGRAIIRASFAQQVFTPQDASQWIDRAGAFAALRR; translated from the coding sequence ATGACGGATCGAGTCTTCCTGGCAGTCGACATCGGTGCTGGCAGCGGCCGCGTCCTGGCTGGCATTTTCGATGGAAAGACCCTGCGCATCGAGAACGTGCGGCGCTACCCGAACCAGGGCATCCCGCTGCCTACCGGCTGGCATTGGAACCTCCCGCAGCTCTTCGCGGAAATCGTCACCGGCCTCGGTGAGGCGCGCCAGAAATACGGAAACGCCCTGGTTTCCGTCGCGGTCGATTCCTGGGGCGTGGACTACGGCGTCGTCGACGCCGGCGGACGCCTGCTCGGGCTGCCCTGGATGTATCGCGACTCCCGCAACGACGGGATGATCGACGCCGCTACGGCGCTCGTGCCGAAGGAGGAAATTTATCGCCGCACCGGCATCCAGTTTCTCCCTTTCAACACCGTTTTCCAGCTCATGGCCGAGCAGCGGGCGCATTCCGAAACGATGCGCATCGCCGAGCGGCTGCTCTTCGTGCCCGATCTGCTCACCTTCTGGCTGAGCGGCAAGAAAGTGACCGAGCGCACCATCGCCAGCACTTCGATGCTGCTGAAGGCCGGCAAGGCCGAATGGGATCTCGACCTCGCCGCCGCGGTCGGCATTCCTACGCATCTGCTCAAGCCAATCACCGAGCCGGGCGTGCTGGTCGGAGAACTGCGCCCCGAACTCGCCGCCCAGACCGGCTGCACCGGCCTCAAAGTCGTCACGTGTGGCGGCCACGACACCGCCTCCGCCGTCGCCGGCGTGCCCGCGGTCGATGCAAATCCGCTCTTTCTCAGCTCCGGCACGTGGTCGCTCATCGGCTGCGAATTGCCCGCGCCGATCGTCACCGCCGAGTCGGCTGCCGCCGGCTTCTCGAACGAGCAGGGCCTTTGCGGCACCACGCGCTTCCTCAACAACGTCACCGGCATGTGGCTGCTTCAGGAGTGCCAGCGCAACTGGCGCGCTCAGGGCATCGCCATCGAGGATGGCGAGCTCGCCCGCCGCGCCGCCGACGCCCGAATCGACTCCCTCATCGATCCCGATCACGAAAGCTTTGCCAAGCCCTGCGACATGCCTGCCGCGATCACCCATTTCTGCAAAGCGACCGGCCAGGCCGAACCACGCTACCCGGCCGAAACCGCTCGCGTGATCGTCCAAAGCCTCGCCCTGCGCTACCGCGAACTCGCTGCGCAACTTCGCGCCTGGATGCCCGCCCCGCCATCGCGCCTGCACATCGTCGGCGGCGGCTCGCAAAACGCCCTTCTCAACCAATTCACCGCCGATGCGCTCGACCTTCCCGTCGAGGCCGGCCCCACCGAGGCCACCGCGCTCGGCAACATCCTCGCCCAGCTCCTTGCCTCGGGCGAGATCTCCTCGCTCGCCGAGGGCCGCGCGATCATCCGCGCCTCGTTCGCGCAGCAGGTCTTCACTCCGCAGGACGCCAGCCAATGGATCGACCGTGCCGGCGCCTTCGCCGCGCTGCGCCGCTGA
- the mqo gene encoding malate dehydrogenase (quinone), translating to MPKTGENSDVVLIGSGIMSANLGALLKRLDPRLTIQVFEVTDGLAQESSHGWNNAGTGHAGICELSYTPKREADGTVSAAHPIKIFEQFEKSLQFWGSAVRDGMVTNPSEFINPVPHLSFVHGEEQVDFLRARHAAMSAHHFFEEMVYSTDRATIGSWAPLLVEGRGEVPIAATRMDDGTDVNFGSIARKLLAWLGQQEGCGIAAGHRVIDIRKDGTGWELEVRELATGHTFTTRTKFVFVGAGGGSLPLLQKSGIPESRGIGGFPIGGQWIVCDNPEIVAKHQAKVYGQALGAAPTMAVPHLDTRILDGKKTLLFGPFAAWTTKFLHGKGSPLDLPLSIKPHNLATLVNVGIHNLDLVRYLVQQGTQSMSDRMDVLHVFYPAAKASDWRLIDAGIRVQAIKETDGKAGIVHYGTEVITNQERTISALLGASPGASVSVDIVLEVIRTCLPHLLEGPTIRELIPTFGIDIKQAENAAFFRNAHARAEQHLKLRP from the coding sequence ATGCCCAAAACTGGAGAAAATTCCGACGTCGTCCTGATTGGCAGCGGCATCATGTCCGCCAACCTCGGCGCGCTCCTCAAACGCCTCGATCCCAGACTCACGATCCAGGTCTTCGAAGTCACCGACGGCCTCGCCCAGGAAAGCTCCCACGGCTGGAACAACGCCGGCACCGGCCATGCCGGCATCTGCGAACTCAGCTACACGCCAAAGCGCGAAGCCGACGGCACGGTGAGCGCCGCGCATCCGATCAAGATCTTCGAACAGTTCGAGAAATCCCTGCAATTTTGGGGCAGCGCCGTGCGCGACGGCATGGTGACGAACCCCTCGGAGTTCATCAATCCCGTGCCGCATCTCAGCTTCGTCCACGGCGAAGAGCAGGTCGATTTCCTCCGCGCGCGCCACGCCGCGATGTCCGCCCACCACTTCTTCGAGGAGATGGTTTACTCGACCGACCGCGCGACGATCGGCTCTTGGGCCCCGTTGCTCGTCGAAGGCCGCGGCGAGGTGCCCATCGCCGCCACGCGCATGGACGACGGGACGGACGTCAATTTCGGCTCCATCGCCCGCAAGCTCCTCGCGTGGCTCGGCCAGCAGGAAGGCTGCGGCATCGCGGCCGGTCATCGCGTGATCGACATTCGCAAGGACGGCACGGGCTGGGAGCTGGAAGTCCGCGAACTGGCAACCGGCCACACCTTCACGACGCGCACGAAATTCGTCTTCGTCGGTGCGGGCGGCGGCAGCCTGCCGCTGCTGCAGAAGTCCGGCATCCCCGAGAGCCGCGGCATCGGAGGCTTCCCGATCGGCGGCCAGTGGATCGTCTGCGACAATCCCGAGATCGTCGCGAAGCATCAGGCCAAGGTCTACGGCCAGGCACTCGGCGCCGCGCCCACCATGGCGGTGCCGCACCTCGACACGCGCATTCTCGACGGAAAGAAGACACTGCTCTTCGGTCCCTTCGCCGCATGGACCACGAAGTTCCTCCACGGCAAGGGCAGCCCGCTCGACCTCCCGCTTTCCATCAAGCCGCACAACCTCGCCACGCTCGTCAACGTCGGCATCCACAATCTCGACCTCGTCCGATACCTCGTGCAGCAGGGCACGCAGAGCATGAGCGACCGCATGGACGTGCTGCACGTGTTCTATCCCGCCGCAAAGGCGTCGGACTGGCGCCTGATCGACGCCGGCATTCGCGTGCAGGCGATCAAGGAGACCGACGGCAAGGCCGGCATCGTCCACTACGGCACCGAGGTCATCACGAACCAGGAACGCACCATCTCCGCACTCCTCGGCGCGTCACCCGGCGCCTCCGTCTCCGTCGACATTGTTCTCGAGGTCATCCGGACCTGCCTCCCGCACCTGCTCGAAGGCCCGACCATCCGCGAGCTCATTCCCACGTTCGGAATCGACATCAAGCAGGCGGAAAACGCCGCCTTCTTCCGCAACGCCCACGCCCGCGCCGAACAACATCTCAAACTCCGCCCCTGA
- a CDS encoding paraquat-inducible protein A, producing the protein MASRESELLDTWIACPECAAACRDRPLPPGAALFCRRCGVRVKKSSGQRSLQRAWAFAATGLMLVLLANVQPVLTFDVAGNTQSNLIVTGVAGLLDQGYWPVAALVFVAGIAGPAIHLAASCYVLSACCLGLRWPALHGVAKVCEIMEGWNLVPVYAVATVVAVVKLDMLGTVAWQQGALWIVLLSLCSLLTSQFFDRDLVERRLKQLE; encoded by the coding sequence ATGGCCTCCAGGGAATCCGAGCTTCTCGACACCTGGATCGCCTGCCCGGAATGCGCCGCCGCCTGCCGGGATCGCCCCCTGCCGCCCGGGGCCGCACTCTTCTGCCGCCGCTGCGGCGTGCGGGTGAAGAAATCCTCCGGCCAGCGCTCGCTCCAGCGGGCATGGGCGTTTGCCGCGACCGGGCTGATGCTCGTGCTCCTCGCGAACGTGCAGCCCGTGCTCACTTTCGATGTCGCGGGAAACACGCAATCCAACCTCATCGTCACCGGCGTCGCCGGCCTGCTCGATCAGGGTTACTGGCCGGTCGCCGCGCTGGTCTTTGTCGCGGGAATCGCCGGCCCGGCCATTCACCTCGCCGCATCATGCTACGTGCTCTCCGCCTGCTGCCTGGGACTGCGCTGGCCCGCCCTGCACGGTGTGGCAAAAGTTTGCGAGATCATGGAAGGCTGGAACCTCGTTCCGGTCTATGCCGTGGCCACCGTCGTCGCGGTCGTGAAACTCGACATGCTCGGCACGGTGGCGTGGCAGCAGGGAGCGCTGTGGATCGTGCTGCTGTCGCTCTGCTCTCTGCTCACGTCGCAATTCTTCGACCGAGACCTCGTGGAGCGTCGTCTGAAACAACTCGAATGA
- a CDS encoding paraquat-inducible protein A, with translation MSTRGADSHRLQLAQALVVTGLILYVPANVLPVMTMTVVGDVEPLTVLGGVQELYDSGLWPIAGIVFLASIVVPFCKLACLSWLLLMHGSPRWQRQRGALRRIVHTVGSWSMVDVFLLSILAAVGQLGALASVQAEPGGLFFAAVLVCTLFASESYNSRQIWQTREATT, from the coding sequence ATGAGCACGCGCGGCGCCGACTCCCATCGCCTGCAACTCGCGCAGGCCCTCGTCGTCACCGGACTCATTCTCTACGTGCCGGCAAACGTCCTTCCCGTGATGACCATGACCGTCGTGGGCGACGTGGAGCCGCTCACCGTGCTCGGCGGCGTCCAGGAACTCTACGATTCCGGCCTGTGGCCCATCGCGGGCATCGTATTTCTCGCCAGCATCGTCGTGCCCTTCTGCAAGCTCGCGTGCCTGAGCTGGCTGCTGCTCATGCACGGCAGCCCGCGCTGGCAGCGACAGCGGGGCGCCCTTCGTCGCATCGTTCACACGGTCGGGAGCTGGTCGATGGTGGACGTGTTTCTCCTCTCGATTCTCGCGGCCGTCGGACAGCTCGGCGCACTGGCGAGTGTGCAGGCGGAGCCAGGCGGGCTGTTCTTTGCCGCGGTGCTCGTTTGCACGCTCTTCGCTTCGGAGAGTTACAACTCGCGCCAGATCTGGCAGACCAGAGAAGCAACCACATGA